Sequence from the Candidatus Neomarinimicrobiota bacterium genome:
CCAACAGCAACGCCGGCAACATCCCAACCTGAACCAGGATCTTCAGTAGGAATACCGATAACATCCATAAAGGTTGTATCAGTGCCAACGATCTTGATTAAAGCCCGGGCATCATCACCATTATGATTAACAACACTGGGATATCCCAGAACCTCATCGGCCATGGCGATCATTTCCGGGAAAGCTGCATCAGTTACGATCAACCAAAGATCTCCATTTGCCAGAGTTGCACCGGCTGGGAAGGCGTGATAATACTGCCATCCACCACCATTGACAGACTGAGCGATCTGATATTCATCAAGATCGATGTCAGCACCAGTGGCGTTATAGATTTCAAGACCCTTATTGTTGCCAGATCCTTCCATATATTCGGAGAAAAAGGGTGTTAGTACAGGACCTTCTTCAACCAGTACTGCATCAAGAAACATGTTATAGCTTCCGTAGTCACTAAAGGCTACAAAGTCAAACATGGTTCCTGCAGAAAATTCTGGTAAGAACACTTTAACGTTAACCCAATCATCAGCTGTACCATCAGCTTCCTGATAGTAAAGCTCAGACCAGGTACTCCCACCGTCAATAGAATAATTAACAGTAAGACTGGGCTGGGTTCCAGAGCCAGTCATACACTGCCACCAGAAGCTTAATCTTGGGGCACTCATGCCGGAAAGATCAGCAGCCGGTGAATACATGTGCGAGACTGTACCACTGGACATATTATAAATATCAGCCATGGCGGCCAAAGTACCTTCAGCTACTGTACCAGGTCCGTGACTTGAACCATCATTGGCAGCTTCCCAGGCATCGCCTGATGCATCAGTGGTGGTCACTGACCAATCGGCAGGTGGAAAAGTACCACCTTCAAAGCCTTCATCCAGAGCTGCGTGTACAGCGTATGATGAACCAGCAAGGGCTACAGTATCTGAACCCGTGTAAGCACCTGTGACGGCAAAAGTCAAAACTTCTGCAAAAGTACCTACTGTAGCTGGATCAAAGTCGATAGTGGCAACTGCTGATTGCAGAGCCGGAATCGTTCCTGAGAAAGCAGTTGAGAAGGGTGCATTAACTGTAGCACCGGTAACCACCAGATCGGCACCACCATCATTGATAATGGTAACGTCCAGTGAAGCGCCAAATCCAACAGGAACTACGTCAAAATCATATTCTTGAATATCCAGAACCATTCCAGGTGTAGCTGGAGCTGCTGGAGCTTCAAAATAAATAGCTAGATCATCATAGAGCAGGTTGGGAGCGCCATTGTAGTTGTAGAGCAATCCATCAGTACCATCGGCATTCTCAATACCCACAGTTGCGCCAATACCATTATCAGCGGAGGCGTTGCCAGTTACATCTGCGTATTGGAGAGTGATGTCAGAAGTTGTTTCATCAAAAATAACTTCAAAGGTAAAACCATCAGTATCACCATAACTACGAACCACATCCTG
This genomic interval carries:
- a CDS encoding choice-of-anchor D domain-containing protein, producing SALDFGALPISMTGMMTLTVSNTGGGTLNITSITPTAGVFVASPADMIVDPGATQDLTVTFTPDAVGTFTDDLIIISDADSSPDTVSLDGSGAASSGGPDIAGYTWVNSYDAAGPAYAWIDTTDAIDAIIAYGDDYRGTIDLPFLFRFYGNVYSQITATTNGWIGMGPSSGYSSSYWTNETILDASTPNNIIAPFWDDLKAGDAPGSTSSYMGTILYKTVGVAPDRQFVVIFQDVVRSYGDTDGFTFEVIFDETTSDITLQYADVTGNASADNGIGATVGIENADGTDGLLYNYNGAPNLLYDDLAIYFEAPAAPATPGMVLDIQEYDFDVVPVGFGASLDVTIINDGGADLVVTGATVNAPFSTAFSGTIPALQSAVATIDFDPATVGTFAEVLTFAVTGAYTGSDTVALAGSSYAVHAALDEGFEGGTFPPADWSVTTTDASGDAWEAANDGSSHGPGTVAEGTLAAMADIYNMSSGTVSHMYSPAADLSGMSAPRLSFWWQCMTGSGTQPSLTVNYSIDGGSTWSELYYQEADGTADDWVNVKVFLPEFSAGTMFDFVAFSDYGSYNMFLDAVLVEEGPVLTPFFSEYMEGSGNNKGLEIYNATGADIDLDEYQIAQSVNGGGWQYYHAFPAGATLANGDLWLIVTDAAFPEMIAMADEVLGYPSVVNHNGDDARALIKIVGTDTTFMDVIGIPTEDPGSGWDVAGVAVG